The Christiangramia flava JLT2011 region GTCTTTTATCAGGAGCTGTTTTAGTTTTGGATCGGGTTTGAAATTCTGGTCGTAATCAAATTCGGCCAGTACCATTTTGCCATAATCGGTTACCAGCGGGCAGGAAGAATATCCGTTGTAAGACAGGCTCCCAATGCGATCCTGTTGCATCAACAGGTCTATATTGTCTACCACGATGGGCACCTGTTTCCTGATTGCGGCCCCGGTTTTGGCAGTGGGCAGTCCCGCTACATCCCCAAGACTGAAAATATTGGGATATTTGCGATGTTGCAGGCTGTGCTTGTCTACATCTACCCAGCCGGCCTCGTTCACCAGTGAGGATTCGCGCACGAAAGCAGGAGCAACACTTGGCGGCGCGGTGTGCATCATATCGTAATGGATCCCGTACCGGCCGTTTTTCACGCTTACTTTAACATCTTTATAATTATAGACGAAATTTTTGTCGATTTTCACCGTATCGGTTTCTTCGGAACGAAGGATGCAGCCGCCTGCTTCCGGTTGTTTGACCAGTTCGTACCAGGCGATCTGGTTCTTGGCGTCCACTTCAACCAGTTTATGGAAAAACCTCAGGTTGATATCTTTCCTGTCAATAATGTTCATTAAGGTTTTGGCGATCTCTTTCACTCCGAAAATGATCGTTCCCGGAGTGGCAAAGACGATATTGGTTTTCGAGCGAACACCACTTTTTCTGAAATAACTTTCCGCCAGGTACATGATCTTCTGCGGCGCGCCACCACATTTAATGGGTGTTGCAGGCTGCGTAAAAAGCGCGGTCCCGCCTTTGAAATTTTTCAGGACTTTCCAGGTGTGTTCAGGATCGGTATAATTGCTGCAAACCACGCCTTTGTCCATAGCTTCTCCCAGGCCGGGAATCAGACTGTAATCGTATGTGAGTCCTGGCGCCACTACGAGGTAATCATAAGAAATATCGCCGCTGCTGGCGGTATGTACGAGGTTGTTTTCTGGGTCGAAGCCGGTTGCTTTATCTTTGATCCATTCTGCCCCTTTCGGGATGACCTTGGACATTGGTTTCGCCGTCTTCTTATAATCAAAAGTTCCGGCGCCTACGAGTGTCCATGCCGGCTGGTAATAATGGGTGTCTGCCGGTTCGATAATGGCGACACTATTTGTCTTTTTTTGCCTGAGTAGTTGTGCTGCGGTCATGATGCCGGCTGTGCCGCCCCCTATGATGAGCACTTGAAATTTAGTTGCCATGGTTGTGAATTTAGATATTAAAGATAAGCCTCAGGGCTTAAATTTCCGGTAACATTGGTTACACTACAGCGGTTATAACTCTCTGTATTAAGCGCGATTATATTTTTCCGGTGATAAAATCAGCAGCCATTTTCGCATGTAAATCGGTAGTGGAAAGTAGCGGAATATCATAAGCCACATTTTGGAAAAGAATAGGCAGTTCGGTGCATCCTAAAATAATACCATCGGCGCCACGAGCTTTCAGGAGGTCCATCTGGTTCAGGAAGAATTTTCTGCTTTCCTCCGTGAATTGGCCCTGTGTTAATTCGCAGGAAACATAATCGTGAGCAGTAGACAGGCAGTGAGCTTCCGGGATCAGGGTATTGATGCCAAAATCTTCTTTTAGGATCTTCGGAATAAAACCTTTGGTCATCGTGGGTTTATTTCCCAGCAGTCCCAAAGTTTTTAGACCAAGACTTTTGGCTTCGGCTCCAGTCGCAGAGGCGATATGCAGAATGGGGATATTGATCTTCGGTTGCACGTAATCATAGACCAGATGCGGTGTGTTCGCGCAGATTACAATAGCTTGAGCGCCTGCTTTTTCCAGCATCTGGCTTGTTTGCAGGTAAGCTGCGTTGATCTTTTCAAAATCCTGGGAACGCATTAGTTCGATATTTTCGCTGTATACCAGCATAGGCGGATTTTTTGCCGTTCCGATCTCTTTTTGCACCAGTTCATTGATCAGTTTATAATAAACTATGGTCGAATGATAGGAGGTGCCGCCAATTAACCCGATTTTTTTCATTAAAAAGATATTTAAGGTCCAAAGCTGTTGCTAATAATTACCAATACCGCCCTGCAGGTCATAGATCTCTGTAAAACCTTCCTGCTTCAGTAATCTTGCGGCTTTCTGGCTGCGGTTTCCGGAACGGCAATACAGGTAAAGCGGCTTGTTTTTGTCGAGTTTCTTAACGCCGTTCAGCAGCTGTTGTGGCTGAAAAAAATCCAGGTTTACCGCGTTTTTGATCGCGCCCTGGCTAAATTCAGCTTTCGTACGAACATCTATCAACTGCACTTTTTTGTTTTGTACCGCATCTCTGAACGCTTCCGGGGAAAGAACCCTGATCGTATCATCCTGTACTCCTGTTCCAAATAACCTGTTCAAGAACATATTTTTTAAATTTTAGTTACTACTTAGTTACCGGTAAAAGTACTCTGTAAGACTGATCCTGGCAGTAACCTGTGTTACGTTTGAGCATGAAAAAAGCGGCAGAGCTGCCGCTTTTATTCTAACCATTTAAATAAAACTACATCAATAATCACAACGACAGTTGCTAAGTAAAAATCTATTTTTTCGCAGGTCTTTTAATTATGACGTAAATTTAAGCAGCAAAAATCACTGCTACAGCAACTCGTGTTACACAAAACCCCCGTCTTATGAAATTTCAGGATTCTTTGGATCTCTTCGGAAATGTGGATATCTATGTCATTGACCAGATACTGAAGGGACGTTATCAGCAAACCGAGACCATTCTCGACGCCGGGTGTGGGGAGGGCCGAAACCTGAAATGGTTCTACCGGAATAATTTTACGATCTACGGAATGGATCTGGACCCGGAAAGACTGAAAATGGCCAAAGTTCAGTATCCCGATTTTTCTGATAATTTCACGGAAGGAAGGCTGGACGAGCTGCCCTACGAAAACGAGTTTTTTCAACACGTGCTTTGCTGCGCCGTGCTGCATTTCGCTGAAGACCAGCAGCACTTCAGAAATATGTTCGCGGAGCTGGTGAGGGTTTTAAAACCCGGTGGGAGTTTGCTTATTCGGGTGGCTTCCAATATTGGTCTCGACGGGAAAAGTCCTGAAGTTCAGGATCCGAAGAACAAGAAAAGCGCGGGCTATTTCATCACACGTAATAATATTTCCGAAATATTGACCAGCTTTGAACTGGAGTTGATCGAGCCTGTTAAAACCACCAACGTGCAGGATGTCCGGGCCATGACCACCCTGGTTTTCAGAAAAAAATAAAGGGCAACCTTTCAGTCGCCCTTTTTAAATTTGAATGATTGTTTATTATAATGTCGAAGGACATACGTAATCTGAAGTTTTCACCCCGGCTTCTTTAATAGCCTTGAAACCTCCCTGTACATCCACCAGGTTGTGAATTCCACGGCTTTTCAGGATGGAGGCCGCGATCATGCTTCGATAACCGCCGGCACAATGCACATAGAAATCGGTGTTTTCAGGATATTCTGCTAAATGATCGTTGATCTCTGAAAGAGAGGTATGATTCGCATCGATCACATGTTCTGAAAGGTATTCGCCAGGTTTCCGAACATCAAAAACAGGAACATCTTCCGCATCTTTGATCGCTTTGAATTCGGTTGCCGGAATAGATTTAACGGTATCGATCTCTTTACCGGAATTTCTCCAGTTTTCGAATCCGCCTTCGAGATATCCCAGCGTATTGTCAAAACCAACTCGCGAGAGACGAGTGATCGCTTCCTCGATTCGGTCTTGATCGCCTATCAAAAGGATTGGCTGCTGCACATCCCTGATGAGGTCTCCAACCCATGGGGCAAAACTTCCGTCCAGCCCGATAAAAATAGATCCGGGCACATGGCCTTTTGCAAATTCATGCTGGTGACGAATGTCCAGCATCACGGCGCCAGTTTCATTAGCGGCAGCTTCAAAAGCATCTGGAGACAGGGCAACCTGGCCTTTTTCCATCACTTCTTCAATATTCTTATATCCTTCCTTGTTCATTTTCACGTTCATCGGGAAATAGGCTGGTGGCGGTAAAAGACCATCGGTTACTTCCTTGATGAATTCTTCTTTGGTCATATCGGCACGCAAGGCGTAATTCATTTCTTTCTGATGGCCCAGCGTGTCTACGGTTTCTTTCATCATGTTCTTTCCGCAGGCAGAACCGGCACCGTGCGCGGGATACACCATCAAATCATCAGAAAGCGGCATGATCTTTTCGCGAAGACTATCGAACAAGATTCCGGCAAGGTCTTCCTGGGTCATACTGGCTGCTTTTTGTGCCAGGTCTGGCCGGCCCACATCACCAAGAAACAGGGTGTCACCGGTAAAGATCGCGTGATCATTTCCGTTTTCATCCTTCAGAAGATAGGTGGTGCTTTCCATGGTGTGACCCGGGGTATGCAAGACTTTGAAGGTGATATTTCCTAATTGAAATTCCTGGTTGTCTTTAGCAATAATGGCGTCGAAATCTGGATTGGCGTTAGGGCCGTAAATGATAGGCGCACCGGTCTTTTCAGAAAGTGTGACGTGCCCGGAAACGAAATCGGCGTGAAAATGGGTTTCGAAAATGTATTTGATCCTGGCTCCGGCTTCTTCAGCTTTTTCAATGTACGGCTGAACTTCACGAAGCGGGTCGATAATGGCTACTTCTCCGTTGCTTTCAATATAATAAGCACCCTGGGCGAGGCAACCGGTATAAATTTGTTCAATTTTCATATTCGTATTTTTTTGAGGGAGAACTTCTTCAGCAATTTCAGCTGAATCATTCTACAGTTTTTAAAGTTAAAAAGATTATAGCGTTTTTTGGTAAGGTTTATTTCCACACCAGTTCTTTTGTTAAAATATATACGGCCATGACCAGCACGAACCAGCCAAAGGCTTTTTTCAGTTTTTTTCCGTCGATAAATTTATTGAGCCACACTCCTATAAAGATCCCGATGACGGAAAGCGCGGTGAAAGAGATCAGGAAAACCCAGTCTATGTCCATATTCTGAACATCCCCGATGAAGCCGATCAGCGACTTAATGGCGATGATGAATAAGGAAGTGGCCACAGCTTTTTTCATGGGTAATTTCGCCAGGAGTACCAGTGCCGGTATGATCAGGAAACCGCCGCCGGCACCTACGATCCCGGTAATGGTTCCCACCACGAGGCCTTCGATCACGATAATCGGGTAGTTATAAGAGACTTCCTGCTCTTCGTCATTTTCTTTGCGCTTGTTTCTGATCATGGAGATAGACGCCAGCACCATGATGATAGCAAAGAACAGCATGATGGCCAGGTTCTTTGTGATCATAATTCCTGCGACCTGGAAAAGGTTTTCCGGGAGTGCGGGTATCAGGAAAGCACGGGTAAGGTACACCGCGATAAATGCGGGAATGGCGAAGATGATCGCTGTGCGAAAGTCTACCATCCCTTTGAACATATTTCTGATGGCGCCTACCAGCGAGGTTGTTCCCACCACGAAAAGCGAATAGGCGGTGGCCAGCACAGGGTTTAGTGACAGAGCGTATACCAGGATCGGAACGGTGAGGATGGAACCACCTCCACCAATAAGACCTAAAGAAAGACCGATGAGGATCGCTCCTAAATAACCAAAGATTTCTACTAATTCCATTTTTAAATTTTGATGGAACAAAAGTAAATGGCAGAATCAACAGTTTTGGTAACCCTTGTTACACGGGCATTTAGCGCGGTTTTATTTTTTGGAAAGAAATGTTGAAACGGAAATCGGGATGTAAAAACAAAAAAGCCGACTGAAAAGTCGGCTTGATTTTAAGTACTCGAGGCGGGAATCGAACCCGCACTTCCGAAGAAACTGGATTTTGAATCCAGCGCGTCTACCAATTCCGCCACTCGAGCATAATTGGACGGCAAAAATAGGAAATTTTGCAAGAATCAAAATGATTTTTGTGAAAATTAATATTCATGGTGTAAGTAATTGATAGTCAATTTTTAATATTTTAGTGATCTAACTTGCTACACATGAAAATTTCAATCCTTCGGGTTCTTCTGTGCCTGAGCCTTCTCGTTTCCTGTTCCAAAGATGAACCGTCTGATCCTGAAAATATTCCGGAGACAGAAAGCTTTGAACTGGAAGAAAAGATTGTTGGAACATGGAATGTGGATAATTCGGAAACCCTTGCCAGTGAAGGCTTCGAGAAACAATCTGCCGACGCCTGTTATTTTTACAGCTTTATTTTTCATGCCGATGGAACATTTATAATCAACTATCGAGGTGGAACCTTAACAGGAAATTATACAGTTAAGAGTGAAAAACAAATTGATCTGGGAAATGCTGGTGAATTGGGGAACATAAGGTTCACAAACGAATCGCTTTCTTTCTCGGCTCAACTAACTGATATTTGTTCTAAGAACATTCAGTCCAGCCCGGGCAATGTTCATGAAGTTGGTGAGTGTTATTCATTTCTAAATTGTAATGACGCGACAGTTTGGCAAGCTGAAATTGATGGTACAAAAATATTTATCGAATTTAAGGATTACGACAATGGTACCTGGTTCAGGCGATACGAGAATTGGAATGCTTACAGGTGCTATTCGGTGGAAAATAACCAGATCCATGAGGGTGAATTGGTATTGACCGACAACTCGCCAAATCGTTTAAGTTTTATTCATTCAAAAACTTCCGGAAATGTGATATATACCTATGGAATAATTGATGGAGAACTAAAGGAGTTTATCAATGGTGAATCCACCGAATCCAGAGCGTACCAACCGGTAGAAAGAAGTGAACTGGAATCTTTATTGACAACGGAATGCGGAGAAAAAACCTACGTGCCAGATGATGAATTTGAAGGGTATCTGATAAGTTTAGGTTACGACAATGTTTTAGACAATTATGTTCTTACGGAGAAAATAAAAATTATAGCCGATCTAAGTTTAGCTTTTGATGAAAATATGGATGTTTCACTGGAGGGTATAGAAGATTTCACAGCCTTACAAAAGCTAGACATTTGGTATGGGAAAATTGCAGAAATCAATCTTTCGAATAATAAGAATTTGGAGCGGCTTTTTATGAGTTCTCCGGTTTTAGAATCGTTAGATCTTAGTTCTAATTCAAAGCTCCAATCTTTTTATTACGAAAGAGGAAAAGCCAAAACAATTTTGCTTCCTCAATCGGGAAGTCTGCGCGGGTTTGAAATTACTTATACCGAGTCGATTGAAACCATGGATATTTCCAATCAGCCAAATCTGGAATATGTCATTATAGAAAGTGAAAATTTTAGGGAATTGATAAGCGATACTGATTCAAATCTAAAAGATCTACAATTAAATAGTTTTGTATTAGAGGAACTAAACTATTCTTTATTTCCGAATCTGGAGCGTCTGAGTATAGGCTATACTAAAATAAATGATTACAATTGGAGCGCTTTAAAAGAACTTCGAGAGCTTTTCTTGTATAATACCGAGAATGTTTCAACTCTTAATCTGTCCGACAATCAAAAATTAGAGAATATTTCATTTTCGACATTCTCTCTCAACTCTCTCGATATCTCGGCTAATTTAAATCTGAATGGCATGTTTTTAACAAGAATGGATAATTTATCTTGTGTGAAGGTCGATCAGGTTCATTTAGATCGAATGCAGCAGCAGCCGTTAATGTGGAATAGTGATGATCATATTAGCTTTTCACTAAACTGTGATTAACGGAAGTATTATTTTTTTGAGATTTTCATGAATTATAATTGAAAACTGAAATCTTCTGGGAAATCATTGGTGGAAATCCGTAAATTCCGCTGCAGTTTTTTAGTTCATTCCAAAATCTCATTTTTTATGATCTCCAGATCCATTTTCCTGATTGCCTTTCTCTTTGTAAACCTGGTTTCTTTTGCTCAGGCCGAAGTTTACGAACTCCGTACCTATTATTTAAAATTCGGAACTTCTGAAAAGACGCTTCACGAATATTTCGAACAGGCCCTGATTCCGGCTTTGAACCGTAACGGAGTGGAAGTGGTAGGCGTTTTTGAAGAGGCCGATCCAACCTTGCCGAAAAAATTGTATGTACTCATTC contains the following coding sequences:
- a CDS encoding NAD(P)/FAD-dependent oxidoreductase, producing the protein MATKFQVLIIGGGTAGIMTAAQLLRQKKTNSVAIIEPADTHYYQPAWTLVGAGTFDYKKTAKPMSKVIPKGAEWIKDKATGFDPENNLVHTASSGDISYDYLVVAPGLTYDYSLIPGLGEAMDKGVVCSNYTDPEHTWKVLKNFKGGTALFTQPATPIKCGGAPQKIMYLAESYFRKSGVRSKTNIVFATPGTIIFGVKEIAKTLMNIIDRKDINLRFFHKLVEVDAKNQIAWYELVKQPEAGGCILRSEETDTVKIDKNFVYNYKDVKVSVKNGRYGIHYDMMHTAPPSVAPAFVRESSLVNEAGWVDVDKHSLQHRKYPNIFSLGDVAGLPTAKTGAAIRKQVPIVVDNIDLLMQQDRIGSLSYNGYSSCPLVTDYGKMVLAEFDYDQNFKPDPKLKQLLIKDSSKEHWRLWILKKYGLPYLYWNKMLKGKEV
- a CDS encoding rhodanese-like domain-containing protein: MFLNRLFGTGVQDDTIRVLSPEAFRDAVQNKKVQLIDVRTKAEFSQGAIKNAVNLDFFQPQQLLNGVKKLDKNKPLYLYCRSGNRSQKAARLLKQEGFTEIYDLQGGIGNY
- a CDS encoding MBL fold metallo-hydrolase, whose translation is MKIEQIYTGCLAQGAYYIESNGEVAIIDPLREVQPYIEKAEEAGARIKYIFETHFHADFVSGHVTLSEKTGAPIIYGPNANPDFDAIIAKDNQEFQLGNITFKVLHTPGHTMESTTYLLKDENGNDHAIFTGDTLFLGDVGRPDLAQKAASMTQEDLAGILFDSLREKIMPLSDDLMVYPAHGAGSACGKNMMKETVDTLGHQKEMNYALRADMTKEEFIKEVTDGLLPPPAYFPMNVKMNKEGYKNIEEVMEKGQVALSPDAFEAAANETGAVMLDIRHQHEFAKGHVPGSIFIGLDGSFAPWVGDLIRDVQQPILLIGDQDRIEEAITRLSRVGFDNTLGYLEGGFENWRNSGKEIDTVKSIPATEFKAIKDAEDVPVFDVRKPGEYLSEHVIDANHTSLSEINDHLAEYPENTDFYVHCAGGYRSMIAASILKSRGIHNLVDVQGGFKAIKEAGVKTSDYVCPSTL
- a CDS encoding class I SAM-dependent methyltransferase — its product is MKFQDSLDLFGNVDIYVIDQILKGRYQQTETILDAGCGEGRNLKWFYRNNFTIYGMDLDPERLKMAKVQYPDFSDNFTEGRLDELPYENEFFQHVLCCAVLHFAEDQQHFRNMFAELVRVLKPGGSLLIRVASNIGLDGKSPEVQDPKNKKSAGYFITRNNISEILTSFELELIEPVKTTNVQDVRAMTTLVFRKK
- a CDS encoding aspartate/glutamate racemase family protein; amino-acid sequence: MKKIGLIGGTSYHSTIVYYKLINELVQKEIGTAKNPPMLVYSENIELMRSQDFEKINAAYLQTSQMLEKAGAQAIVICANTPHLVYDYVQPKINIPILHIASATGAEAKSLGLKTLGLLGNKPTMTKGFIPKILKEDFGINTLIPEAHCLSTAHDYVSCELTQGQFTEESRKFFLNQMDLLKARGADGIILGCTELPILFQNVAYDIPLLSTTDLHAKMAADFITGKI
- a CDS encoding sulfite exporter TauE/SafE family protein, which codes for MELVEIFGYLGAILIGLSLGLIGGGGSILTVPILVYALSLNPVLATAYSLFVVGTTSLVGAIRNMFKGMVDFRTAIIFAIPAFIAVYLTRAFLIPALPENLFQVAGIMITKNLAIMLFFAIIMVLASISMIRNKRKENDEEQEVSYNYPIIVIEGLVVGTITGIVGAGGGFLIIPALVLLAKLPMKKAVATSLFIIAIKSLIGFIGDVQNMDIDWVFLISFTALSVIGIFIGVWLNKFIDGKKLKKAFGWFVLVMAVYILTKELVWK